The Ignavibacteriales bacterium sequence TTTCATTTGTATCAACCGGTTTTCCGTTTTCATCTACGCTAACAAAAGTTAAATATGCCGTATTCGTAAGAATACGCGTACCTTCAATATGAGATTCCGCAAAAACTGTTACCCCGACTTCCATCGAAGTTCTGAATGCACGATTTACAGATGCGATCAATGTTACAACATTGCCAAGTTTAATCGGATGATGAAAATCAATTCTATCAACCGAAGCAGTAACGCAAATTCGCTGTGAATGTTTAGCCGACGCTAAAGCGGCGCATATGTCAATCCAGTGCATCAATTGACCGCCCAACAAATTGCCAAGCTGATTTGTGTAGTGCGGCAAAACGAGTTCCGTCATCGTAACAATTGATTCGCTTACTTTCTTTTTTCTTCTTTCAAAGTTCATTTACTACCCGAAAGCTTCGACTCTATAGATTGAAGTTCTTTTGCATTAGAATCATTTGGATAGCGGCTCAAGAATAAATTAACATCTGCGACCGCTTCGTTATTCATATTTTTCTTTACTTCCAATAATATTTTGTTGTAAAGAGCGAGCGGTGCAAATTTGGTATCATGATAAGTTTCCGCAACCATAGCGTAAGATTTCATTGCAGCTCTTTCGTATTCCATCTTTTGATAAATCATCCCGCTCATATAATCTTTTTCTGCAAGTTTTTCAGTGAGTGATTGTATTTTACTTTCAGCTTCTTCCACTTTTGGATTTGCCGGAAAGAAATCTATGAACGCTTGAAATTCTTCAATAGCTTTTTTGGTGTAAGCCTGATCTAGCTGATAAGGCGGCGAAAGCTGAAAATACGATTCAGCCAGCATATATTGCGCTTCAGGTACAAAAGGACTTGCCGGAATATTTTTGATCAGTTTGCTGAATTCATAGGCAGCAAGAAGAAATTGTTTCCTTTTATGATAAGTCATTCCTAAATAGAATTGAGCATCATCATTATATGCGCTGCCTGAATACTGCAGCAGAAAATTTTGAAAATTTGAAATTGCTTCTTCATAATCTTCTTGCGTATAAAGTTTATAGGCATAGTTGTAGTAATCTTCTGCATTGAATTTGCTTGTATCAACAGAACTGGAACATGCGTAAACAAATATTAGTCCTATTAAAACAGAAATAATTATTTTTCGATTGTGCAAAACAGTTTCCTCGCTTTTTAAGACGATGTAAAAATAAACAAAATAGGGTAGCTGTAAAATAGCTAATTGTAGTTATTTGCTTCTGACCGTAAAAAGCAAAATAACTGTAACGATTAGAGTTCCAACAACAATAATCGGTTCCCAAAAAGTTGAAAGCAGCGGCTCTGATGGAATTTGCCCCTGGGTGAATGGAATAGACTTATTTTCAAGGTTTGAAATCTCATCTAGTTTTACAGTATCTGTAACACTTTCTGTAAACTCAACCGGTTTTATGATTTGACCAGACTCCACAACATTGAAAGACCCTTTTAACGTCAATTTTCTTTCAAGTCCAATATTGCCAAAGAATCCATTGGTAAAAGAATTATTGTATTCAACGGTTGCAGAAGTGATAGTATAATTAACAGGAATTGCAGATTCGGCACCTGACGCTGTAAGTAAGTAACCCCGATTACTGAATAACTGAAGCACTTTGGGTTTTAGAATTTCAAGCGGAGCCGCAGTAGTTACAGATAAATTTATTGCTTGTTTTCCTCCGAGTAGTGAATCGGCTTGTGCAACCGAGCGTTCAATTAAATTATAAATTACATCGATATTATTCTGTGTTTGTGCATTCAGAAATAAAATAGGAATAAAAAATAAAATAGAAACGGCGGAGAATTTTGTTTTCAATTAATCACATGAATTTTGTTAGTACCGTTTTCAAATTAGAGATTAGTCAAAGTAATTTCAATTAGAAAATTGTTTGATGCGTTGGAAAAAATGCTATCCAATCTAAATCGGGTATTCATTTATTTAGAACAGATGCCGGAACATGTCCGGCATTACATTCTAAATTCGAATAAAATTTTATTCTATCTTCTTCCGGCGGCAATTTCTTGAAGCCGTTCAATTCTCTGTTCAATCGGCGGGTGAGTTGAAAATAGTTTCATCAAAGATTTTCCGTTTAACGGATTAACGATAAACATGTGTGCAGATGAAGTGCCTGCATTAGTCATCGGAATAAGCTCATTTCCACGTTCCAATTTGTTGAGTGCTGATGCTAGTGCGAGCGGTTTACCCGAAATTTGCGCACTTCCTTCATCAGCCATATATTCGCGCGATCTTGAGATTGCCATCTGGATTAATAACGCAGCAATCGGAGCGATAATCATCAGAGCTAAATCCGAAAAAATATTTCCTCTATCTCTTTCACCTCTTCCGCTGCTAAACATTGCCGCCCATCCAGCCATGCGCGCAATAAATGTAATTGTTCCAACAAGAGTTGCCGCTATAGTGCCGACAAGTATATCTCTATTTTTAACGTGTGTTAATTCGTGTGCAATCACTCCTTCAAGCTCTTCCTTGTTAAGAATTTTCATAATACCTGTTGTAACTGCTACCGCGCTGTGTTCCGGATTTCGCCCGGTTGCAAAAGCATTAGGGGCCGGGTTCTCCATAATGTAGACTTTTGGAACCGGCAGGCCTGCTTGAGTTGCTAAATTCTCAACTGAATCATAAAGCTGCGGATATTGCTCGCGCGTAACTTCTTGAGCTCGGTACATTTTTAAAACAATTTTGTCCGAAAACCAATACGAACCGAAATTCATTGCTAATGAGATTACAAATGCAATCATCATACCCGATTCGCCGCCAATAAGACTTCCGACAAGAATAAACAATACCATCATTACAGTCATCAAAATGACAGTCTTAAAACCGTTCATACAAAACTCCTAATTATTTCTAATGAAATTTATAGTGAAAGAATCCTTCCGTCAAGGTCGGATTGTACACATTTCTAACAATAACAAATTCATTGGTGTTCCCAAAAGAAATCATTCTAGAAGATGTTTCGTATTACCTTGCCTTTATAGTCAATAATCTTTAAAATCGCTCGTCAATTTGAGAGAATTATGCATAAACATTTCATTCGGGCAATAATTTGTGTTGTATTGTTATCAACTATTTTATCCGCACAGTCATCTTTCGATTTTCTCCATTTAGATGCTAGTCCGCGAGCAGCAGCCGTTGCCGGCAGTTATGTAGCAAACGGAGATGATCCAAATGTAATCTTTTATAATCCTGCCGGAATAAATTTATTAACCGGAACACCGGTTTCTTTTTCTTTCTTAAAACATTTGATGGATATTAATTCTGCAAGTATTTCTTTCTCAAAAGAGATTGAAGGAATCGGCAGATTTGCTGCAGGTATTCAATATATCAATTACGGTTCATTCACCAGAGCAGACGAAAATGGAATGAAGCTTGGTAATTTTGGCGCCGGCGATATTGCGTTTATTATTGGATATGGAAATCAGCTTGATAAAAATTTCTATTATGGTGCTAATATAAAATTCCTTTACTCATCAATTGAAAGTTATTCTTCATCTGCCGCGGCTATTGATCTCGGTTTACATTATGCAATTCCGGAATTAAGATGGAATTTTGGTTTTTCGGTACTGAATCTTGGTTCACAGATCTCAAATTACTTTAACACAAAGGAAGATTTACCACTTGATATTCGTCTCGGCTTTTCAAAAGGATTAGAGAAACTTCCGTTCACATTTTTCTGGTCGTTCAACCGTTTAAATGAAAGATATGATAATTTCTTTGAACGTTTCAAACAGATTACACTTGGCGGAGAATTACGGGTTGGACAAAATTTAAAACTGCGTCTGGGTTACGATAACGAAAAAAGAAAAGAGATGAAACTCGGTTCAACAAGCGCCGGACTGGCTGGATTTAGTGTCGGTTTAGGATTCATTGTAAATAAATACAATGTTGATTATTCCTTCTCATCGCTTGGTTCTGTTGGCGCACTGCACAGATTCGGAATTTCAACAAGTTTGTAGATGCAATTGATAATTGCGAATTGATAATTGAAAATTTAATTCAGCATAGATAATTCGCAATTCTAAATTATCTTTTATAAGGTGTTTTTAAATACTGCTCTGCAAATTTATGAGAATCATTACGGTCTTTTAATTCCAGCGTCTCTTTGTAATAAGCAATTGCTTTGTCTCTCTTGCCCATCTGGTCATATAACATTCCAAGATAAAAAACTGTGTTGATTAAAAAACCGGATTCTTTTGCTTTGTCCATTTCACGGGAAAGTTTTTCCGATTTTTCAAAATAAAACGCGGCTGAATCAACTTTTTCTTTCAGCTTAAAATCCATTCCGATATAATAAGAAGCTTCTCTATCAAATCGTTTGTTGTAACCAGGCATACCGTGTCCGGCTTTATTATAAATATCATGAAATGTTTTAGCTGCTTCATGATAATTATTCTCTTTAATAAAAGTAAGACCGTAATATTTTTGAAAATACGGATTGTTCGGATAATCATTAAGCAAAATTTTTGCCCACTTTCTTGATTCATCCATGTTTTCTTCGAACTGAAAATTTAATTTCATTAAAAAGTTTCGAGATTCAATTCTGGTATATCTTCCGTTCCATGCGACGTTTTCAAGTTCTTTCAAACCTTTAAGTCGATCTCCTTTCGGAAAGAATACCATAAACGGTTTAACAGCCGGATAGCGGCCGGGAATTACATCGGCGTAATAATGATATATACCAAAACCAAGCTGAACATCAACATTTTTTGGATTTAGTTCGTAAGACTTAAACACTAAACCCAAACCATCTTTGCCGTCAAGCGCGGCTTTGAACCAGCTTTCCCGTATGGCGCGTAATTGTCCGCGAAATCCAAGTGCGCCACCTTTGAAAAACATTGCATCAACATTTTTTTCATTCTTATCTAATATATCGTCGCACATGTCAATTAATTCATCGAGCTGATTAAAAAATTTCTCATCCAAACTTTCATTATCAATATCAAGCAGAATGCGCCACCAAGTAATCATTGCCTTAAAAAATTTTCCGGAAGGATGCGTTGAATATTCTTTAACTACAACGTCGAAAGTTTTTTCAGCTTTATCGAATTCGATACCGTAGATTTGATTTATTCCGGTTTTAACAAGAGAATCATGCTTAACCCAATTATAATTTTGAGCCGAGATTCGAATTGTGATCAAGAAAAAAATTGCAAGTATAAATTTTGTTTTCAAAGTTTTAGCCAAAATTTTTAGTAATTACTTTCTTTTAGGTCGGTACATATCCGTAGCATGACCATAAAATACTTCCGCTGCAGCCATCATAGTTTCAGATAATGTTGGATGCGGATGAATTGTCAATTCCAAATCTTTTACAACCGCGCCCATTTCAATTGCTAATGTTCCCTCAGCAATCATATCACCGGCTCCAACACCAACAATTCCAACGCCCAGAATTCTTTCTGTTCCGGGTTCGATGATTAACTTAGTCATTCCATCGTTTCTATCCAATGTAGTTGCGCGTCCGCTTGCACCCCATGGAAATTTAGCGACTTCAACTTTAATTCCTTTTTCGCGAGCTTCAATTTCGGTTATACCGGTCCATGCAAGTTCCGGATCCGTAAATACAACCGCAGGGATTGCATTTGGTTCGAATGCGACTTTGTGCCCAAGAATAGCTTCGACAGCAACTTTACCTTCTGCAGCAGCTTTGTGCGCAAGCATGGGATTACCAACAATATCGCCGATTGCATAAATGCTCGGGTCATCAGTCTTTAAAGTTTTATCAACGGTTACAAATCCGCGTTCACCAATTTTAACTTTTGTATTTTCTAATCCAAGACCCGTTGTAACGGGTTTGCGCCCGACAGAAATTAGAACTTTATCGAAAGTTTGTTCAGGCTCAGTTACTTTATCGCCTTCCAACCTTACAGTAATTCCATTGGCGGATTCTTTTAACTCGACAACTTTTGTTTCCGTGAAAACATTTTCCATCATTGATTTTACACGTTTATCTAATACAGCTACCAAATCTCGATCCGCTCCGGGCAATAATCCCGGAAGCATTTCAACTACAGTAACCTTACTTCCCAGAGCAGCATATACGGTACTTAATTCCAAACCGATGTACCCTCCGCCAATTACAAGCAATCGTTTTGGAATATCATTCAATTCAAGTGCTGACGTTGAATCCATAACCCGCGGGGAATCGATTGAGAGTCCCGGTACTTTTGCGGGAATAGAGCCTGTTGCAAGAATAACTTTTTCGTACTGAACTTCGTCGGTTGTTCCATCAATTTTATTTACCAATAATGCGTTTGAGTTTATGAACGAAGCTTTCCCTTGAATGAAATTGACTTTGCGTTGTTTGGAAAGCTGCCCCAATCCGCCTGTTAGTTTATTAACAACCCCATTTTTAAAATCCCGAAGTTTATCAAGATCAATTTTAGGTTCGCCGAATTCGATGCCCCATTTTTTTGCTTCCTCAGCTTCTTTAATAAGCTTGGCAATATGAAGAAGAGCTTTTGAAGGAATGCATCCTCTGTAAAGACAAACACCGCCGGGGTTCTTTTCAAGATCAATTAAAGTAACTTGCATGCCAAGATCGGCAGCAAGAAACGCTGCTGCATATCCGCCGGGTCCTCCGCCAATGATTGCTAGTTGTGTATTTATTGTCATAAATTTTTACCGGTTATCTTTCATTTTATTAATATTTCTAAACAAAAATAGTAAAAAGGGGTCAATAATCTTATCTTAGAAATAAGATAAAAAATTAATTCTTTTTATTAGAGTATTTCAAAATAAATTGAGAAATTTAAGTTCAAGATTAAAAGAAAAATTGGGAATAATCATTCAACCACAAACAGCAGTGTGACTATTTGAAAAAATTTCATGTGCTCAATTGGATTCTATTCTTTGTACAACTGGCTTTTACTTATTCAATCGAAGCTCAAGAACAATTAAAACCAACTAGAACAGACACACCTCCTATAGTTGACGGGAAGCTTGATGATTTAATTTGGCAGAATGCTTTAGCTGTTTCCGAGTTCAAAACATTTGCACCCGACTACGGTAAAGATGGTACCGAACGTACTGTTGCATACGCCGCTTATGATAGCGAGAATCTCTACTTCGCTTTCTATTGTTATGATAGTGAACCTACAAAAATTAAATCCAGTGTCGGCAATAGAGATAACATTAGGTCTGATGACTGGGTTTGTATAAATCTTGATTCATTCAATGATCATCAATCTCTCTATGCTTTTTATGTCAATCCGCGTGGGATTCAAATGGACAGCCGTTTTGCAGCCGGACAAGAAGATTTTAGCGCCGATTATGTTTGGTATAGTGCCGGTCAACTAGTGCCTGGCGGTTATACTATCGAGATTAGTATTCCGTTAAAAAGTATTCGTTACTCGGGAACATCGCCGGTAACCATGTCCATCTTTTTTGAACGATATATAAGTAGATTTTCGGAACATGATTCTTATCCGGAACTAGATCCTGCAAAAGGAATGGCATTTCTTACACAGATGAGTCCTGTAGTTTACAATGATTTAAAAAAATCAACTCTATTAGAAATTCTTCCGGCTTTTACCTACAGTAAAAAATACAAGCTGGATCAAAGTCAGTTAGCAAAATATGAAGATAAAGGAGAATTAAGTCTTACTGCAAAATATGGAATTACTTCGGACCTTATTCTTGATGGTACCTACAACCCTGACTTCAGTCAGATTGAAGCTGATGCGGGTCAAGTAGATGTTAACCTTAGATATGCTTTATACTACCCTGAAAAGAGACCTTTTTTTCTTGAGGGAAATGAAATTTACAATCTTGCTGCAACACAATCTTCAGTAGTTGATCCGATCATATCATTAGTTCACACAAGAACAATAGTCAATCCGTTGACAGGTATAAAACTTTCCGGAAAAATAAGTACAAAAAGTACAATCGCGGTAATGTACGCAATGGATGAGCTTCCTCAAGATGAATCAATTGTTAATGGTGATTATGCACATATTCCAATTATTAGATTTAAACGGGCACTATCGGGCGACAGTTATCTGGGCGGAATTTTCACCGGTAGAGAAACAAAAAATAGTAACAACAATGTTTTAGGAATTGACGGCAACATAAGATTGACAGACGCAAGTACAATTGAATGGAACGGTTTGTACTCAAGTTCAAAATTTGCAACCGGTCCAGAGAAAAAATACGGACACGCAATTGGACTTAATTACAATCATAATTCAAGAGATCTATCTTACGATTTCAGTCTCAAAGATGTCTCCGAAGATTTTAATGTTGAAACCGGATTTATAACACGTACCGGAATATTTGGATTAACCGGATTAATAGGACCAAAAATTTATCCTGAGTCTTCAATCATTCAGAGAATTGATTTAGAAGCATTCTCAGCCCAGACAAATGATAAACCGAGTTCCTTGTGGGAGACATACAATTATTTTTCTACAACAGGTTTTTTTCTTGGTTCATATAACGCAAAAGTAAAGTACTCATATTCTACAGAAATTTTTGGAGGAGAAAAATTTAAAACCGGCGGTTTGCAATTTGTTCTTGGAGGATTGATCTCGAATAAAATTAATTTTTCAGTCGGTTATAAAAGAACAAACGCTATTTATTATTCACAAGAGCCATTCCAGGGTTACAGCAACCAAATTAATGCGATTATGATTTATCAAGTTTCTGATAATGTAGAATCCTACTCTAGTTTTATCTATTCCGATTTTTATAGAGATTCAAATTCAGAATTGATTTTTGAGTATCCGATCTTTAGAGAAAGATTAACTTATCAGCATAACAAGCATCTTTTCTTCCGCGGTGTTATTGAATACAACAGATATTTACGGCAATTGCTCACAGACTTTCTAGTATCATTTACTTACGTACCGGGTACGGTAATTTATCTTGGTTATGGTTCACTTTATCAAAAGACTGAATGGAATCAGTATGAGACTAGATATACCGGCAGCCAAAATTTTAACGAGGTGAATAGAGGTTTCTTTTTCAAGATGTCTTACTTGTGGAGGGATTAAGTTATTGCTGTAATAATTTAATTGTTATAAGAAATAAATTTTTTAGTCAAAAAAAAAGCAGCAAAACATAATTCTTCAGGTAAAATCATCCTTCCAAAGACAAAAGCGCGAGATCTTCAAGAGCATCAACAACCCATTTCAAAAATCTAATTCCATCGGCTCCATCGATAATCCGGTGATCGTAAGAAAGTGATAAAGGCATCATTAAGCGCGGTTCAAATTTACCGTTGATATAAACTGGCTCATAAGCTGATTTTGAAACGCCGAGTATAGCTACTTCGGGTGAATTAATAATCGGTGCAAAATATGTCCCACCGATTCCGCCAAGGTTACTTATAGTAAAACATCCGCCCTGCATTTCTTCCAGTGAAAGTTTTTTATCACGCGCTTTTTTGGATAAACCGGCAAGCTCAATACTTATTTCGATAATATTTTTTTTATCAACATCACGAATTACCGGGACCAACAATCCGCGGTCTGTATCAACAGCCACACCTATATTCATAAATTTTTTATAAACAATTTCGTTCTTCTCCGTATCAACGCTTGAGTTGAACTGCGGGAAAGTTTTCATTGCAGATGAAATTACTTTAAGAAGAATCGCCGTAACAGTTAGTTTTCCGCCTGCATCAACAACTTTCTGAGCATTTTCTTTTCTAAATTTTTCCAGTTCAGTAATATCTGCCTTATCAAATTGAGTTACGTGTGGAATTGTACTCCATGCATAAGAGAGATGTTCAGATGTTTTACGGCGAATATTGCTCATCGGCTGCCGTTCAATTTCACCCCATTTTTTAAAATCGGGAAGTGATTCTTTAACAAAACCCGTTGGTATGCCAGTAAACACACCCGACTGAATTTGTTGATTCAATGATTTAGCATACGATTTAATATCTTCAATCGAAATCCTGCCATTGGCACCTGTTCCTTTAACAAGATGAACGTTAACGCCTATTTCTCTAGCAAATTTTCTGACCGAAGGAGCGGCCGGTACAACAACTTGAACAATATCACGGGGTAAAGTAACAACTGACGGAGCGTGTGAATGTTCTACTTTTTGAAATGGTTCTTTTGTGGGTTCAATAGTCGGTGATTGACTTTTAGCAATTGGTGATTTTTCCTCTTTTGAAATTTGCAATTCAGTTGTTTCAAGAACGAAAGCAACCGAACCAACCGCAACCTTATCACCGTCTTTAACTTTTACTTCTTTAACCGTGCCGCTAACTTCCAAAGGCACTTCTACTGTTGCCTTATCTGTCTCTATCTCAAGAACAATTTGATCTTGCTCAACATGGTCGCCAACTTTTAACAGAACTTTTGTGATTTGAGCTGATGAAATATTCTCTCCCAGTACCGGAATTCTAAACTCATACATGCTTGTTGTTAGTGATTGGCTAATTATTGTTGGTGCTTCAATCTTCATTTCTTGAACGTTTGATCTAGGTTCGACCTCTAGCTTCTCGCCTCTAGGCTCTTTCTTTTCAGTGCTCAACTCAGATTTCGAACTATCAACTTCAATCCCGATAATCGGTTCTCCGACATTTGCTTTCGTCCCCTCTTTCACATAAATTTTTTTTACGGTACCCTCGATATCACTCGGCACTTCAACAGTAGCTTTATCAGTTTCTATCTCAATAACAACTTGATCCAGTTTGATCTCTTCGCCCTCTTTTACATTAACTTTAATTACATCCGCAGAGTGGATGCCATCGCCGAGATGTGGTAATTTAAAATCTACTATCATTTTCTTCCCAATATTGTTAATAATAAAAATGGAACAGAGATCATCATGATCTCTTATGATTAATCATAATATCAATCTTAAGAAATCATAACCATCATAAAAATCAGCGTTCTGTTGTTCATGATTTTGCCGGATTCATTTTATCCGGATTTATATTTAATTCTTTCTGAGCTTTTTTTACCACATCCGGTTTTATCTTTCCATCAATCATCAAAGAATAAAGTGTTGCATAAACAATATGCTTTGCATCCACCTCAAAGAAATCCCGCAAAGATTTTCTTCCTTCGCTTCTTCCAAATCCAAATGTACCTAACGAATGAAGAGGCCCTGGCAGCCATTTGGCAATCCCGTCTTCCAAAAGTTGGACATAATCCGACGCAGCAATAAATATTCCTTTTTCATTTTTCGTAATCTCGGAGATATAAGGAAGTTTCCTTTCTTTATCCGGATTGAACATATTCCATCGTTCTGTTTCTTGAGCATCTAAATGCAAGTTTTTATAACTAGTTACACTCCAAATATCGGTTGCTACTTTGTAATCCTTCTCTAAAATCTCAGCTGCTTTAATTACTTCATTTAGAATTGTTCCGCTGCCCAGCAAATGCGCTTTTACTTTTTGATCTTTTTGTTCACTCGCTCTAAATTTATACATCCCTTTTAGAATTCCATCTTTCACTCCCTCGGGCATGTGCGGCTGCGGATAATTTTCATTCATTATTGTTATATAATAGAAAACTTTCTCCTGCATTTCATACATGCGGTAAATTCCGTCACGGATAATAACAGCAAGCTCAAATGCAAAAGCCGGATCGTAAGCAACAAGATTAGGAACGGGATAAGCAAGGAGATGAGAATTTCCGTCTTGATGCTGAAGACCTTCGCCGGCAAGAGTTGTTCTTCCGGCTGTAGCGCCGAATAAAAATCCTTTGCAGCTCATGTCTGCTGCAGCCCAAACAAAATCTCCAACGCGCTGCATTCCAAACATTGAATAAAAAGTAAAGAATGGTATTGTATTAATTCTGTGTGTTGAATATGAAGTTCCCGCGGCAATAAAAGACGAGATTGAGCCTGCTTCAGTTATTCCTTCTTCCAGAATTTGTCCATTCTTTGCTTCTTTATAATATAGTAAACTATCGCGGTCAACCGGTTCGTATAAC is a genomic window containing:
- a CDS encoding acyl-CoA thioesterase, with product MNFERRKKKVSESIVTMTELVLPHYTNQLGNLLGGQLMHWIDICAALASAKHSQRICVTASVDRIDFHHPIKLGNVVTLIASVNRAFRTSMEVGVTVFAESHIEGTRILTNTAYLTFVSVDENGKPVDTNEIVPETDDEKRRFEEALQRRKNRLGN
- a CDS encoding tetratricopeptide repeat protein, which translates into the protein MKTKFILAIFFLITIRISAQNYNWVKHDSLVKTGINQIYGIEFDKAEKTFDVVVKEYSTHPSGKFFKAMITWWRILLDIDNESLDEKFFNQLDELIDMCDDILDKNEKNVDAMFFKGGALGFRGQLRAIRESWFKAALDGKDGLGLVFKSYELNPKNVDVQLGFGIYHYYADVIPGRYPAVKPFMVFFPKGDRLKGLKELENVAWNGRYTRIESRNFLMKLNFQFEENMDESRKWAKILLNDYPNNPYFQKYYGLTFIKENNYHEAAKTFHDIYNKAGHGMPGYNKRFDREASYYIGMDFKLKEKVDSAAFYFEKSEKLSREMDKAKESGFLINTVFYLGMLYDQMGKRDKAIAYYKETLELKDRNDSHKFAEQYLKTPYKR
- a CDS encoding 2-oxo acid dehydrogenase subunit E2, whose protein sequence is MIVDFKLPHLGDGIHSADVIKVNVKEGEEIKLDQVVIEIETDKATVEVPSDIEGTVKKIYVKEGTKANVGEPIIGIEVDSSKSELSTEKKEPRGEKLEVEPRSNVQEMKIEAPTIISQSLTTSMYEFRIPVLGENISSAQITKVLLKVGDHVEQDQIVLEIETDKATVEVPLEVSGTVKEVKVKDGDKVAVGSVAFVLETTELQISKEEKSPIAKSQSPTIEPTKEPFQKVEHSHAPSVVTLPRDIVQVVVPAAPSVRKFAREIGVNVHLVKGTGANGRISIEDIKSYAKSLNQQIQSGVFTGIPTGFVKESLPDFKKWGEIERQPMSNIRRKTSEHLSYAWSTIPHVTQFDKADITELEKFRKENAQKVVDAGGKLTVTAILLKVISSAMKTFPQFNSSVDTEKNEIVYKKFMNIGVAVDTDRGLLVPVIRDVDKKNIIEISIELAGLSKKARDKKLSLEEMQGGCFTISNLGGIGGTYFAPIINSPEVAILGVSKSAYEPVYINGKFEPRLMMPLSLSYDHRIIDGADGIRFLKWVVDALEDLALLSLEG
- a CDS encoding DUF5916 domain-containing protein, with the protein product MKKFHVLNWILFFVQLAFTYSIEAQEQLKPTRTDTPPIVDGKLDDLIWQNALAVSEFKTFAPDYGKDGTERTVAYAAYDSENLYFAFYCYDSEPTKIKSSVGNRDNIRSDDWVCINLDSFNDHQSLYAFYVNPRGIQMDSRFAAGQEDFSADYVWYSAGQLVPGGYTIEISIPLKSIRYSGTSPVTMSIFFERYISRFSEHDSYPELDPAKGMAFLTQMSPVVYNDLKKSTLLEILPAFTYSKKYKLDQSQLAKYEDKGELSLTAKYGITSDLILDGTYNPDFSQIEADAGQVDVNLRYALYYPEKRPFFLEGNEIYNLAATQSSVVDPIISLVHTRTIVNPLTGIKLSGKISTKSTIAVMYAMDELPQDESIVNGDYAHIPIIRFKRALSGDSYLGGIFTGRETKNSNNNVLGIDGNIRLTDASTIEWNGLYSSSKFATGPEKKYGHAIGLNYNHNSRDLSYDFSLKDVSEDFNVETGFITRTGIFGLTGLIGPKIYPESSIIQRIDLEAFSAQTNDKPSSLWETYNYFSTTGFFLGSYNAKVKYSYSTEIFGGEKFKTGGLQFVLGGLISNKINFSVGYKRTNAIYYSQEPFQGYSNQINAIMIYQVSDNVESYSSFIYSDFYRDSNSELIFEYPIFRERLTYQHNKHLFFRGVIEYNRYLRQLLTDFLVSFTYVPGTVIYLGYGSLYQKTEWNQYETRYTGSQNFNEVNRGFFFKMSYLWRD
- the bamD gene encoding outer membrane protein assembly factor BamD; the protein is MHNRKIIISVLIGLIFVYACSSSVDTSKFNAEDYYNYAYKLYTQEDYEEAISNFQNFLLQYSGSAYNDDAQFYLGMTYHKRKQFLLAAYEFSKLIKNIPASPFVPEAQYMLAESYFQLSPPYQLDQAYTKKAIEEFQAFIDFFPANPKVEEAESKIQSLTEKLAEKDYMSGMIYQKMEYERAAMKSYAMVAETYHDTKFAPLALYNKILLEVKKNMNNEAVADVNLFLSRYPNDSNAKELQSIESKLSGSK
- the lpdA gene encoding dihydrolipoyl dehydrogenase produces the protein MTINTQLAIIGGGPGGYAAAFLAADLGMQVTLIDLEKNPGGVCLYRGCIPSKALLHIAKLIKEAEEAKKWGIEFGEPKIDLDKLRDFKNGVVNKLTGGLGQLSKQRKVNFIQGKASFINSNALLVNKIDGTTDEVQYEKVILATGSIPAKVPGLSIDSPRVMDSTSALELNDIPKRLLVIGGGYIGLELSTVYAALGSKVTVVEMLPGLLPGADRDLVAVLDKRVKSMMENVFTETKVVELKESANGITVRLEGDKVTEPEQTFDKVLISVGRKPVTTGLGLENTKVKIGERGFVTVDKTLKTDDPSIYAIGDIVGNPMLAHKAAAEGKVAVEAILGHKVAFEPNAIPAVVFTDPELAWTGITEIEAREKGIKVEVAKFPWGASGRATTLDRNDGMTKLIIEPGTERILGVGIVGVGAGDMIAEGTLAIEMGAVVKDLELTIHPHPTLSETMMAAAEVFYGHATDMYRPKRK
- the porQ gene encoding type IX secretion system protein PorQ, whose product is MHKHFIRAIICVVLLSTILSAQSSFDFLHLDASPRAAAVAGSYVANGDDPNVIFYNPAGINLLTGTPVSFSFLKHLMDINSASISFSKEIEGIGRFAAGIQYINYGSFTRADENGMKLGNFGAGDIAFIIGYGNQLDKNFYYGANIKFLYSSIESYSSSAAAIDLGLHYAIPELRWNFGFSVLNLGSQISNYFNTKEDLPLDIRLGFSKGLEKLPFTFFWSFNRLNERYDNFFERFKQITLGGELRVGQNLKLRLGYDNEKRKEMKLGSTSAGLAGFSVGLGFIVNKYNVDYSFSSLGSVGALHRFGISTSL
- the htpX gene encoding zinc metalloprotease HtpX — translated: MNGFKTVILMTVMMVLFILVGSLIGGESGMMIAFVISLAMNFGSYWFSDKIVLKMYRAQEVTREQYPQLYDSVENLATQAGLPVPKVYIMENPAPNAFATGRNPEHSAVAVTTGIMKILNKEELEGVIAHELTHVKNRDILVGTIAATLVGTITFIARMAGWAAMFSSGRGERDRGNIFSDLALMIIAPIAALLIQMAISRSREYMADEGSAQISGKPLALASALNKLERGNELIPMTNAGTSSAHMFIVNPLNGKSLMKLFSTHPPIEQRIERLQEIAAGRR